The following are from one region of the Methanospirillum hungatei genome:
- a CDS encoding PKD domain-containing protein: MTKKSVIITVLCLILFIGSAVNGATISGTDLNLVSSGVSGTMDIMLDQAPSGIAGYQLEISINPGSNAEIISVNFPASFSMNSASKLPSSSVNIVAVDLVDQIKSGASNIILATLGIKGLTDGEADVQVQITELTDDSGNPISVTVDSPHIKVGSTSPTVSPTISPTVEPTKEPEAVPTTVIPTEIPTTQPTQTPTVEPTPEPKVTETLVAAFTAMPMTGTPPLTVNFTDHSTGSPKKWRWDFGDGTMSTIQNPSHVYGGIGRYTVTLEVISDNYSSVERKPEIIRIVGDYPTGPAGFAMVTSQPTGAEVYMGDVYLGTTPATLIVPAGSRSLTYQKEGYQKKTVTVTIRPNEMKLIPKVMLKATS; this comes from the coding sequence ATGACAAAAAAATCTGTAATCATCACTGTACTATGCCTGATCCTTTTCATAGGATCTGCAGTGAATGGGGCAACAATATCTGGAACTGATTTGAATCTTGTTTCGTCAGGTGTATCTGGAACCATGGATATTATGCTGGATCAGGCCCCATCCGGAATAGCGGGATACCAGCTTGAAATCTCGATAAATCCTGGATCTAATGCTGAAATAATCTCTGTTAATTTTCCGGCTAGTTTCAGCATGAATTCGGCATCTAAATTACCTAGCTCGTCAGTGAATATTGTGGCAGTGGATTTGGTTGACCAGATTAAATCCGGAGCCTCAAATATCATCCTTGCTACTCTAGGAATAAAGGGGCTAACAGATGGAGAAGCAGATGTTCAGGTGCAAATAACTGAACTCACAGATGATTCAGGTAATCCTATATCGGTTACTGTAGATAGTCCACACATTAAGGTTGGATCTACATCTCCCACGGTGTCGCCAACGATATCACCTACCGTAGAACCTACAAAAGAACCAGAGGCTGTTCCAACGACAGTTATTCCAACTGAAATCCCTACAACACAGCCTACACAAACACCGACCGTAGAACCAACTCCTGAACCCAAAGTAACAGAAACCCTTGTTGCAGCATTCACCGCAATGCCAATGACTGGAACCCCTCCTCTGACAGTGAACTTCACTGATCATTCCACCGGAAGTCCGAAAAAATGGAGATGGGACTTTGGTGATGGAACAATGTCAACTATCCAGAACCCGAGCCATGTGTATGGAGGAATCGGGCGGTATACTGTCACTCTTGAAGTAATTAGTGATAATTACTCTTCAGTTGAACGCAAACCTGAAATTATCAGGATTGTAGGGGATTACCCGACAGGCCCTGCTGGATTTGCCATGGTAACTTCACAACCTACAGGAGCAGAAGTGTACATGGGTGATGTATATCTTGGGACTACCCCGGCAACATTAATCGTTCCTGCAGGCTCACGTTCACTTACATACCAGAAAGAGGGGTATCAGAAAAAGACGGTAACTGTAACGATACGCCCGAATGAGATGAAGCTTATTCCAAAGGTTATGCTGAAAGCAACCTCATAA
- a CDS encoding PEGA domain-containing protein, with protein MKKSIITSFLTMCMVLLFMCGAGSAVKISLEDIHISTVGQKVDLPITIDTAPAGISGYKFNTSFEPTGIARVSAVTMPEWAPIKVIEGTPGEKVLVSAVDLNMKVEAGAGKTEICKLSIEGLSEGTTSMSLAIAEITDDTGSPIAVEIAPVSVKVGSKNSSPLPVQTPQTSSTPVPTPVVTPEITDNTVPTVEITPTVTPTPVPTVVAGFKAQLQEGSAPMTVFFTDNSTGYPTKFLWDFGDGSSDNTSPLQNPQHIYRIPGLYTVSLTASNSVYTNSTQKAGFISVKPMHLPTRGAKNNVTIFSVPDGAEVYLNNAYQGLTPVELSNLSTRDYQLRLHKEGYYDVVSPIRILENVLPTFISGFEMMPHLAEIGKLSADPPQTGAAYIVSYPELVNVRINGTMVGKTDIMIMNLAVGTHNLTLEKAGYEPWNDTLEIKNGLAVIQTYHFEEPYFPLNRTVEYVQYP; from the coding sequence ATGAAAAAATCAATCATTACAAGTTTCCTGACCATGTGTATGGTTCTCCTGTTCATGTGTGGAGCAGGAAGTGCTGTGAAGATCTCCCTTGAGGATATCCATATCAGTACAGTTGGACAGAAAGTAGATCTCCCCATCACTATTGATACGGCCCCTGCTGGAATATCAGGATATAAATTCAACACCTCCTTTGAACCAACAGGGATTGCCCGTGTTTCAGCAGTAACAATGCCTGAATGGGCTCCAATTAAAGTTATTGAGGGGACTCCCGGGGAAAAGGTTCTGGTATCTGCGGTTGATCTTAACATGAAAGTCGAAGCAGGTGCTGGAAAAACTGAAATCTGTAAGCTGAGTATTGAGGGGCTATCTGAAGGAACCACCTCTATGAGCTTGGCGATAGCAGAAATTACCGATGATACCGGAAGTCCGATAGCTGTTGAAATTGCACCGGTATCTGTCAAGGTCGGAAGTAAGAATTCCAGCCCATTACCTGTTCAAACTCCTCAAACCTCTTCTACTCCGGTTCCTACTCCTGTAGTAACCCCGGAGATCACTGATAACACTGTACCTACTGTGGAAATTACTCCGACAGTAACCCCTACACCAGTTCCAACAGTTGTTGCAGGTTTTAAAGCTCAGCTTCAGGAAGGATCAGCACCGATGACAGTATTCTTTACTGATAATTCAACCGGCTACCCAACGAAATTTTTATGGGACTTTGGAGATGGTTCAAGTGATAATACGTCACCTTTACAAAACCCACAGCACATCTATCGGATCCCCGGTTTATACACCGTTTCTCTCACCGCTTCTAACAGTGTGTACACGAATTCGACACAAAAAGCGGGGTTCATATCTGTAAAACCGATGCATCTTCCAACAAGAGGTGCAAAAAACAATGTTACTATCTTTTCTGTTCCTGACGGAGCAGAGGTTTATCTTAATAATGCATATCAGGGTCTTACTCCGGTAGAACTCTCCAATCTCTCAACACGTGATTATCAGCTCCGGTTGCATAAAGAAGGGTATTACGATGTTGTATCGCCAATAAGGATACTTGAAAATGTCCTTCCAACCTTTATATCTGGATTTGAGATGATGCCACATCTGGCAGAAATTGGGAAATTATCTGCAGATCCACCACAAACAGGTGCAGCATATATTGTCTCATATCCGGAGCTTGTTAATGTCCGGATTAATGGAACAATGGTTGGAAAAACCGATATCATGATTATGAACCTTGCAGTGGGCACACACAATCTGACATTGGAAAAAGCCGGTTATGAACCTTGGAATGATACCCTTGAGATAAAGAATGGTCTTGCAGTGATTCAGACATATCACTTTGAAGAGCCATACTTCCCATTGAACAGGACGGTTGAATATGTTCAGTATCCCTGA
- a CDS encoding PKD domain-containing protein, translating to MNRNITKGVLAALLCILCCYPGMADTQDGVNPDISAHPVQFIINAGQAHEDILYQVKSAEFSFDFTHDSLLVNGPIEDCEECDQAVSSPIIVTVAGTDSNVSVEAFDQLEGYANFLIGQNETDWQKYVPWYGGIRYVNILPGINLTYSGKQGVLKREFIVNKEVDPSIIKLVYQGSDGLSITDDGSLQVSTSFGNLTERAPYSYQKINGTTVQVESSYQLFENGEVGYALGDYDPAYPLVIDPYLEYSTLLGGSLEDYGMDIARDSDGDVYVTGYTSSCNFPVYKPLITTSPKKFNGSYCHNSRDIFVTKISVDSATGNATIAFSTYLGGTKADFGRGIEVDSLKNMYVTGDTFSEDFPIVFPFSYGNQLHGSNDAFVIKIRADGANIWWSDYIGGNFADQANDIALDSLNAVYLTGQTVGNSPYKKLEQVFPTTPSAYQTAPNPDAVMGDAFAVKISPDGKRLEYSTYISGSGQDYGNGITVDGKGMAYIVGTTSSTNLIPATTPGYQKSIKGGQDAFLFKLNFQAGVQPVYATYLGGSTGYDYGEAVTVDSSESAYVTGATASTDFPVTNMALQTVKGWQYDAFEKDAYVTKFSTDGRGLIYSTYLGGSMDDWGYDIKVDDKRRAFVTGYSRSTSIPRDSLVNPIKYASGGQDGFLTIIKEDGRSAEFSTLFGGYRDEVGRGVAIEPNGNTSFVTGYTSSPTINNLICGDDCENDAFPVYKWINQTIQGGRYIGGNFTGNYQGSFDAFVMKFGQPSIRPSFNVSTLCGPVDPSTKNLTVTFNDTTIGSGNVVNRIWHFGDQSSHDAGTQPAYNLKHNYTSPGQYDATLTIYTYTDMMVSDPKRITVCQPSMSDNFTLVGYSNKTNPNGIIDVPINREITFNAISDNFTATQYKWEFDDGTENQTSSSRAIRHTFYEQGTYTVNLTATTGTCCDSYIQHGSKQIRVLAPPCGDFQNTTQRDGLAFCAPQDVSFEDLSTSDVTCGVPTAWQWNFGDNTDNATQADVTHRFNRAGVYTITMTVSNIAGSSTVQKPGYVVISGNVTAGFSADKQTGIAPLRVNFTDMSKGTVGAYTWVFGDNTPNSHESNPYHIYEKPGLYPAYLTVTSPCGNEHTSSKKYIAVNGNMTPICLFGNNTYPNSQNPVNGTPKLNVTFLADTGDGTLIDSIEWDFGDGTKSTKTRPAGSKNNLWTYISHNYTTVRDYSPMVAISNTTYKNGYRVYEDHVGVYNPLTVSFSISPSPPGVVGQEFTFTDTSPDDLIDWEWNFGDTKTANGSSVVKHIYNSSSTFPVVLTGWNKYDAGAWTSKQIVINSATNTSDLVFVPSSVSLINGSQNDRQLNILLKKADFGLHSFKLRIDLDSVDHAKIKNWYLPPTWVSDSSYTSSDSFRSMTITGMNKTWSWPAGSRDISLGNISLLGTSPGSDVLRFNKTDKHKPQIWYESSSMVISGIDATITTSAVPALPGYQNQPKDLWPLLVHDGLLDDFDGNGERNTKDVVVFFNAYAHGHLDGLTPAPFDYNRNGVIDPDDIVKYYNLIW from the coding sequence ATGAACCGGAATATTACTAAAGGAGTGCTTGCTGCGCTCTTATGTATACTCTGTTGTTATCCAGGGATGGCAGATACTCAGGACGGGGTAAATCCTGATATTTCTGCTCATCCTGTGCAGTTTATAATAAATGCCGGGCAGGCACATGAGGATATTCTCTACCAGGTAAAATCTGCTGAATTTTCTTTTGATTTTACCCATGATTCTCTTTTGGTGAATGGACCGATAGAAGATTGTGAAGAATGTGATCAAGCAGTCTCCTCTCCGATAATCGTTACCGTTGCCGGAACGGACAGTAATGTTTCTGTTGAAGCATTTGATCAGCTTGAGGGGTATGCAAACTTTCTTATCGGTCAAAATGAGACCGATTGGCAGAAATACGTTCCCTGGTATGGAGGAATCCGGTATGTGAACATCCTTCCAGGAATTAATCTTACATATTCTGGAAAACAAGGTGTTCTTAAACGAGAATTCATTGTAAATAAAGAGGTGGATCCCTCAATCATCAAGTTGGTGTACCAGGGATCTGATGGCCTATCAATTACTGATGATGGTTCACTCCAGGTGTCTACATCTTTTGGTAATCTGACTGAGCGGGCACCGTACTCTTATCAGAAGATAAATGGAACCACTGTTCAGGTAGAATCATCATACCAATTATTTGAAAATGGTGAGGTGGGGTACGCTTTAGGAGATTATGATCCTGCATATCCTCTTGTCATAGATCCATATCTTGAATATTCAACCTTACTAGGAGGTTCTCTCGAAGATTACGGTATGGATATTGCCAGGGACTCTGATGGTGATGTATACGTGACAGGGTACACATCGTCCTGTAATTTTCCAGTATATAAACCTCTCATAACTACTTCTCCTAAGAAATTCAATGGTTCATACTGTCATAATAGCCGGGATATTTTTGTAACGAAAATTTCAGTTGATTCTGCTACCGGAAATGCAACTATTGCATTTTCTACCTATCTGGGTGGTACAAAAGCTGATTTTGGAAGGGGGATAGAAGTTGACTCTCTTAAAAATATGTATGTAACTGGAGATACATTTTCAGAGGATTTCCCCATTGTATTTCCTTTCTCCTACGGGAACCAGCTTCATGGATCCAACGATGCTTTTGTCATAAAAATTCGAGCAGATGGAGCGAATATATGGTGGTCTGATTATATTGGAGGTAACTTTGCTGATCAGGCGAATGATATTGCTCTTGACAGTTTGAATGCTGTATATCTGACAGGTCAGACGGTCGGAAACAGTCCTTATAAAAAGTTGGAACAGGTATTCCCCACAACTCCCTCTGCGTATCAAACTGCACCAAATCCTGATGCTGTCATGGGTGATGCATTTGCAGTAAAAATAAGTCCAGACGGAAAAAGACTTGAATATTCTACATATATATCTGGTTCTGGACAGGATTATGGCAATGGGATAACCGTTGACGGTAAGGGGATGGCGTATATAGTCGGAACAACCAGTTCCACAAATCTAATTCCAGCTACAACTCCTGGATACCAGAAATCAATAAAGGGTGGGCAGGATGCTTTCCTTTTCAAATTGAATTTCCAGGCTGGAGTGCAACCGGTCTATGCCACATATCTGGGAGGATCTACCGGTTATGATTATGGTGAAGCAGTTACGGTGGATTCTTCAGAAAGTGCATATGTTACCGGAGCAACAGCTTCCACAGATTTTCCGGTTACCAATATGGCCTTACAGACGGTGAAGGGATGGCAATATGATGCATTTGAAAAGGATGCATATGTTACAAAATTCAGCACTGATGGAAGGGGCCTGATTTACTCTACCTATCTAGGTGGCAGCATGGATGACTGGGGATATGACATAAAGGTAGATGACAAGAGGCGAGCCTTTGTTACTGGATATAGCCGTTCTACCAGCATTCCCCGGGATAGCCTTGTCAATCCGATTAAATATGCATCTGGTGGTCAGGATGGATTTCTTACAATAATAAAAGAGGATGGAAGATCTGCAGAATTTTCTACCCTCTTTGGTGGATATCGCGATGAGGTTGGGAGAGGAGTAGCGATTGAACCAAATGGAAACACGAGTTTTGTGACTGGTTATACCAGTTCTCCGACAATAAACAATCTCATTTGTGGTGATGACTGTGAAAACGACGCATTTCCTGTCTACAAATGGATTAATCAGACCATCCAGGGAGGAAGATATATTGGAGGAAATTTCACTGGTAACTATCAGGGCAGTTTTGATGCTTTTGTAATGAAGTTTGGCCAACCCTCAATACGCCCATCGTTTAATGTATCCACATTATGTGGACCTGTTGATCCAAGTACTAAGAATCTCACGGTTACTTTTAATGATACAACAATCGGCTCAGGAAATGTTGTGAATAGAATTTGGCATTTTGGTGATCAGTCCTCTCATGATGCCGGGACTCAACCAGCCTATAATCTCAAACATAATTATACGAGTCCGGGGCAGTATGATGCCACATTAACGATTTACACATACACCGACATGATGGTGAGTGATCCAAAAAGAATCACTGTTTGTCAGCCCTCCATGAGTGATAATTTTACTCTTGTCGGATATAGTAACAAAACGAATCCGAATGGGATTATTGATGTTCCAATTAACCGGGAAATCACTTTTAATGCCATATCTGATAATTTTACTGCTACCCAGTACAAATGGGAGTTTGATGATGGAACAGAAAACCAGACGAGTTCTTCCCGAGCGATCAGGCATACATTCTACGAACAAGGAACGTATACTGTAAATCTTACGGCAACCACTGGGACATGTTGTGATTCTTACATACAGCATGGTTCGAAGCAAATCCGTGTCCTGGCGCCTCCATGTGGAGATTTCCAGAATACAACACAGCGGGATGGATTGGCTTTCTGTGCACCGCAAGATGTGTCTTTTGAAGATCTCTCAACATCTGATGTAACGTGTGGAGTACCAACAGCATGGCAGTGGAATTTTGGAGATAATACAGATAATGCAACTCAAGCAGATGTCACTCATAGATTCAATCGAGCAGGGGTCTATACTATCACAATGACCGTATCGAATATCGCCGGATCCAGCACCGTTCAAAAGCCAGGGTATGTTGTTATCAGTGGAAATGTTACTGCAGGCTTTTCTGCTGATAAACAAACCGGCATCGCCCCACTCCGAGTAAACTTTACAGATATGTCAAAAGGTACCGTAGGTGCATATACATGGGTATTTGGAGATAATACACCAAATAGCCACGAATCGAATCCTTATCACATCTATGAGAAGCCTGGACTCTATCCAGCATATCTTACTGTTACATCTCCTTGTGGGAATGAACATACTTCAAGTAAAAAATATATTGCCGTTAATGGTAATATGACTCCGATTTGTCTTTTCGGAAATAATACATATCCAAACTCTCAAAACCCAGTAAATGGAACACCCAAGCTGAATGTGACATTTCTCGCAGATACTGGAGATGGAACCTTGATAGACAGCATTGAGTGGGATTTTGGTGATGGAACTAAATCAACAAAAACACGTCCTGCTGGATCAAAAAATAATCTCTGGACATATATCTCACATAACTATACAACAGTCAGAGATTATTCTCCGATGGTAGCAATTTCGAACACGACGTATAAAAATGGCTATCGGGTTTATGAAGATCATGTTGGGGTGTACAACCCATTAACAGTGAGTTTTAGTATAAGTCCATCCCCTCCGGGAGTGGTTGGGCAGGAATTTACTTTCACTGATACCAGTCCTGATGATTTGATTGATTGGGAATGGAATTTTGGAGATACGAAGACTGCAAATGGCTCATCAGTTGTGAAGCATATTTACAATTCAAGTAGCACCTTCCCGGTTGTGCTCACTGGATGGAATAAATATGATGCAGGTGCCTGGACATCCAAACAAATCGTTATAAACTCAGCAACAAACACAAGTGATCTGGTATTTGTTCCAAGTTCAGTAAGCCTCATTAACGGATCTCAAAATGACAGGCAATTGAATATACTTCTCAAAAAAGCAGATTTCGGTTTACATTCATTTAAATTAAGAATTGATCTTGATTCGGTAGATCACGCTAAAATTAAGAACTGGTATCTCCCTCCGACCTGGGTTTCAGATTCAAGTTATACCAGTTCTGATTCGTTCAGATCTATGACAATTACTGGTATGAACAAAACCTGGAGTTGGCCTGCCGGATCACGTGATATTTCTTTAGGAAATATCAGTCTACTTGGAACATCTCCTGGTTCAGATGTCTTAAGGTTTAACAAAACTGACAAACACAAACCCCAGATATGGTACGAATCTTCATCGATGGTAATTAGTGGAATTGATGCAACTATTACAACATCAGCAGTTCCGGCTCTCCCAGGATATCAGAATCAGCCGAAAGATTTGTGGCCGTTATTAGTTCATGATGGTTTGCTCGATGACTTTGACGGCAATGGTGAACGGAACACAAAGGATGTTGTAGTGTTCTTTAATGCCTATGCTCATGGGCATTTAGATGGATTAACTCCTGCACCGTTTGACTATAATCGAAATGGTGTAATTGATCCTGATGATATTGTCAAATACTACAACCTAATCTGGTAA
- the lysS gene encoding lysine--tRNA ligase, with the protein MQDNPSIQFDDQRLAKRNQLIEAGIPLYPHEFRRSHNIVGVRSEFCEAGHDPSVEVVTTAGRLYGVRDHGKTFFADLRDETGRIQLYIRKDALPEGKFQTFKACIERGDIIGVTGRIFKTKVGEISIFVDDLILLTKTLCSLPEKFHGLTNLEKRYRQRYLDLIVNEESRETFRTRSRIISLLRNYLTGNGFLEFETPTLQPLYGGANARPFTTFHNFLGQKLYLRIAPELYLKRLVVGGFEKVFEVAKNFRNEDIDTSHNPEFSMVEIYQAYADYSDMMKLTESVISTIVKDITGGSEVIFEDNSISYAAPWRVMSMEDAVRTIGGVDIFAHDVDVLKKIGNEKGVEGVEDVHSQREMLVLFFESLVEEKLIQPTFITDFPVENSPLAKCHREKEGFVERFELFIAGMELANGFSELNDPLDQVQRFEAQEEKRRLGDEEAQMHDYDFVNALGYGMPPTGGVGIGIDRLVMLITGNTSIKEVILFPSMKREVITSDEEDDKSSNLSDETQ; encoded by the coding sequence ATGCAGGACAATCCATCTATTCAGTTTGATGATCAGAGACTTGCAAAACGTAACCAGCTCATAGAGGCGGGTATCCCGTTGTATCCTCATGAGTTTAGACGTTCCCACAATATAGTAGGTGTGCGGTCAGAATTTTGTGAGGCAGGTCATGACCCCTCGGTAGAAGTGGTTACAACAGCAGGAAGACTATATGGGGTACGGGATCATGGGAAGACCTTTTTTGCAGATCTTCGCGATGAAACCGGAAGAATTCAATTATATATTCGCAAGGATGCCCTTCCGGAAGGAAAATTTCAGACATTTAAGGCCTGTATAGAAAGAGGTGATATAATTGGAGTCACTGGGAGGATTTTTAAGACGAAAGTAGGAGAAATATCCATTTTTGTTGATGATCTGATCTTACTCACAAAAACACTCTGCTCCCTGCCTGAAAAATTCCATGGCCTTACCAATCTTGAAAAGAGGTACAGGCAGCGATATCTGGATCTCATAGTGAATGAAGAGAGTCGTGAAACATTCAGAACCAGAAGCAGGATCATTTCTCTCTTACGGAATTACCTTACCGGAAATGGATTTCTTGAGTTTGAAACACCTACTTTGCAGCCACTCTATGGTGGGGCAAATGCTCGCCCGTTCACCACTTTCCATAATTTCCTTGGACAAAAACTCTACCTTCGTATTGCCCCTGAATTATATTTAAAAAGACTGGTCGTTGGTGGCTTTGAGAAGGTATTTGAGGTTGCAAAGAATTTCCGGAATGAGGACATTGATACCAGTCATAACCCTGAATTTTCAATGGTTGAAATATACCAGGCATATGCTGATTACTCAGATATGATGAAACTGACAGAGTCAGTCATCAGCACTATTGTCAAGGATATCACGGGTGGTTCTGAAGTAATTTTTGAGGATAATTCTATCTCATATGCTGCTCCGTGGAGAGTTATGAGTATGGAAGATGCCGTCAGGACAATTGGCGGAGTTGATATATTTGCTCATGACGTAGATGTTCTCAAAAAAATAGGGAATGAGAAAGGTGTTGAGGGCGTCGAAGATGTCCATTCACAAAGAGAGATGCTTGTTCTCTTCTTTGAGTCTCTTGTTGAAGAAAAACTTATCCAACCGACCTTCATTACCGATTTTCCTGTTGAAAATTCACCACTTGCCAAATGTCATAGGGAAAAAGAAGGATTTGTTGAGCGGTTTGAATTGTTTATCGCCGGAATGGAACTTGCAAATGGATTCTCTGAATTGAATGATCCTCTTGATCAGGTTCAGAGATTTGAGGCCCAGGAAGAGAAAAGGCGCCTTGGTGATGAAGAAGCACAGATGCATGATTATGACTTTGTAAATGCACTTGGGTATGGGATGCCACCAACAGGTGGAGTAGGAATTGGAATTGATCGGTTAGTTATGCTCATAACCGGAAATACCTCAATTAAGGAAGTCATTCTTTTCCCATCCATGAAACGGGAAGTCATCACATCTGATGAAGAAGATGATAAATCATCTAATTTATCTGATGAGACTCAATAA
- a CDS encoding PEGA domain-containing protein yields MEHPSVRFFGILILFLTAGLWCVCSPGIADEKTGYFEVTSVPEGGDVFIGSQFMGETPVLIPARNQSDGTQIRIMMQGYEIWEQTIAGTPAAGQVVPIKAALIPVSPFGTLEVTSSPSGALVTIDNGMGQMTPWTYRDITTGTHLVSLFLSGFEPYVVNMDVIPGQVTRLHANMTVRSGAGSLQISTVPGGASVYVDGVYSGTTNTVIGNVPPGKRRVLITRAGYDDYEEWAVVANRQVTIIDKKLNPVTKISGGALVITSDPPGASVFLNDQFRGTTEMGRPLELTGIPPGSHTVYISTRNYEDFSTTVEVRAGEVTPVSAQLNPSPMPQDCGKLILNTEPAGADIYVDGKFVGVTPATVDSVCSGKHTYRFILAGYQEYSSEVELIPGQVLQINTILNPLAEKPEETPATAVPVIIMVLVAALLIFSRKIEED; encoded by the coding sequence ATGGAGCATCCATCAGTACGGTTTTTTGGAATACTCATCCTTTTCCTGACAGCAGGTCTGTGGTGTGTCTGTAGTCCGGGTATTGCAGATGAAAAAACAGGATACTTTGAAGTAACATCTGTGCCTGAAGGTGGAGATGTTTTTATCGGCTCTCAATTCATGGGTGAAACTCCGGTCCTGATACCAGCACGAAATCAAAGTGATGGAACGCAAATCCGGATCATGATGCAGGGATATGAGATATGGGAGCAGACCATCGCCGGGACACCTGCAGCCGGACAGGTTGTTCCTATTAAAGCAGCCCTCATTCCAGTTTCTCCATTTGGTACTCTTGAGGTGACATCCTCTCCCTCCGGAGCTTTAGTCACGATCGATAATGGTATGGGACAGATGACTCCCTGGACATATCGTGACATTACCACTGGCACCCATCTGGTTTCACTTTTCCTCTCTGGTTTTGAGCCTTATGTTGTTAATATGGATGTTATTCCTGGGCAGGTAACAAGACTTCACGCGAACATGACTGTGCGATCTGGAGCTGGGTCACTTCAGATCAGCACGGTTCCAGGTGGAGCATCGGTCTATGTCGATGGAGTATATTCAGGTACAACAAACACGGTCATTGGGAATGTTCCTCCAGGAAAACGTAGAGTTTTAATAACCCGGGCCGGATATGATGATTACGAGGAATGGGCGGTTGTTGCGAACCGGCAGGTGACCATCATTGATAAGAAACTCAATCCGGTTACAAAAATATCCGGAGGTGCATTGGTTATTACCTCTGATCCACCTGGAGCATCAGTATTTCTGAATGATCAGTTCAGGGGTACTACTGAAATGGGTCGTCCACTCGAATTAACAGGTATCCCTCCAGGTTCCCATACTGTCTATATAAGTACCCGTAATTATGAGGATTTCTCTACAACAGTGGAGGTGAGAGCCGGTGAGGTAACTCCGGTATCTGCCCAGCTTAACCCAAGTCCGATGCCTCAGGACTGTGGAAAACTCATCCTGAACACAGAACCTGCTGGAGCCGATATATATGTAGATGGAAAATTTGTCGGGGTAACTCCTGCCACAGTTGATTCTGTCTGCTCAGGTAAACACACATATCGGTTCATTCTAGCCGGTTATCAGGAATATTCATCAGAAGTGGAGCTTATCCCCGGACAGGTTCTTCAGATAAATACTATATTGAATCCACTGGCTGAAAAACCTGAAGAAACTCCTGCCACGGCTGTTCCTGTTATCATTATGGTCCTGGTCGCTGCTCTTCTTATCTTTTCTAGAAAAATCGAAGAGGATTGA